One Gopherus evgoodei ecotype Sinaloan lineage chromosome 1, rGopEvg1_v1.p, whole genome shotgun sequence genomic window, TACCCCCAAAGGATTCCTCCCTTTTAGACTCTGTGTAGCTTAGCCGGAGGGCTGAGCCATTAAAGAACAGCCTGATAAGGGCACCATCTGACAGGGGGCACCATGagcattgagagagagagagaaagagagagtgcgAGCAGGTTTGTACCCAGCCAACAGGAGGCACCCATGAGAGGTGAGTTCATCCTGTCACATAATGGTAACAGGGTTTTTAAGCCATTATTACGGTCCACATATTCCTGAGGCAGCCAAAGGCCTATCCAGCCCCTGGCATAGTTTAGAGCAGCCACCAGCATACCCTACAGGCCATTGGCTGCTGAGACTAGCTCAGATGCAGTGTACTTTGGCCTCGCTATGACCTTTATTCACTCCTTactgcagtggaggagggggaggatcaTTGTGGTAACTATATGCCAGCCAGTGAACTTTTTGGCATAGGGGTTATTTCCCAGGGACCATTTCTGCCCAGTATAAGTTCTGTTTACTTTGCTAGGGCACAAAAGAGAATTGGGCCCTGGGTTTATTCTTTGGTAAGTTAACAAAGAAATTCAGTATTTGGACAGTTACATCCTCCTCCCAGCCCGACCAAATTCCAAGTATTTAGTACCCACTCCTGCCCATCAAAAAATATAGATATGTTCAAAGTTAGTGCTGCCATTTGTCTCCAAATTAGCCAAACATCCCATCAGTCCTACGGCACAGCAAGAATCAGGAGTCAAAGCTCAAGCATTTAAACATCAAAgagttttaacatttttttctccacCCTGTATCATCTAGCATGTTTTAAGACAATCCTCCCATCCTTAAAGCAATACCACCcccttctgttttttttgttATGAAATACAAATTAGGAGCTAGGACGAGATCCACATGGTTAATTTTAAAGAGCAAAGTTCATTTGAGTTTTACAACTGAGTGTTATGACCAATATTCTTCTCATTTATACAGCTATGCATGTGCTTTGTTTcaattggttttaattttttcagGGTTAAAGCCAAATATTGTGCATGTTTTGGAGATCTTTTGGAAAGCATCACCAGAAGGATGTTTAGCTGATGCTATGAATTAGGCGAATCTGTTCCTCTCTTCTCTTTATACCAATTTATTTTCTAAAATCTGCCACGAGGCTATAATGGAAGCTGTGGCTCTGTCATCCATTCTTGCATAGAAGTTATGGAAAGAGGGAAGCTATTGATTTCTGTTGCCAATGAGCAAATATAGAGGGGCTTTAAGAAAGTACTATCTAGTTAGTTGCATGGGATGAATACATTTCTTATCCATGATGTGGCCTATTTCAGGTAGCTTGTGTTCAGTTCAAATGTCTGAGAGCCTGGTCAGGTGAGCCTATAGGGAAAGGATAGTAGATAGAGTGGGAGTGTTTTCAGTCACAGCTCAAATAAACTTCTCGGTAGCCCTATCCAAGATCAGAGATGTGATTTTTAGAAAGCTAGTGTATGTTCTGATTAATCAATAGCCTAACATCACAGTCCTTAGTGCTTCCATGAAAATGTGAAAAACTTCCGTCACCCCAACTGATTGTATTACAGCATTCTTTCAGAATGAAAGCTGTTCTCTTACCAAtaacctgtaaaatgggggaaattaTACTTTCCCTcttttgtagagtgctttgagatctctggagAAAGAGCATGATATAACAGCTAAATAGTGTTGCTATTATTAGTTATCTGCTAAATTTTGGGTAAAATAGTGGGGGGTTATTGTGCATGCTTTATATAGCTCATCAACTTTGCTGTCAAAACCAAAGCAACATCACAGTAAGAAATACAGAGTTTGTAAAATTCTACTGTGAAATGCTTTTAGCAGAAGAAAGGTGATCAAAAACAGATTTACAAAAAAAAGACAGCAAGTTTAGCTTGACAGAAAGATTTTTGATTATTTTCATAGGAGTGATCCTGCCGTCTTTACTCATGCAAATTTCCATTGGAGTAAAGACTGCAAGATCAGGCCTGAAGACTTATTACTTTGAATGTAATGTGTCTACAACTCTGAGTGGTGTAGTGATGTCACATCCAGGTCAGTAGTGCACCTAGTATCAGTAAGTGATTCTAGGCAATGAGTGAATGTTTTGGCAGTCATTTCTCTTCAATTGTTACATACAGACTTTATactaacaaggagtccagtggcaccttaaagactaacagatttatttgggcataagctttggtgggtaaaaaacccacttcttcagatgcatagacttTATACCATCACCACCCAAGTTGTGCAATAGTCATCTTAGATATAACTTGCTAGGCTTTAACTTACCAGGTATGGCTGAGTCACTTTTTCATAAGCTCTCACAGCTTTAATTGGTACAGCTTTGTCAATAACTGGAAAGATACATTGACTAACATGTCTCCATGTTGTTACAGGAGATCTctaatctctctttaaaaaaaaaggcagactttaacaaacttaGAAAATGGGTAGGTAGGGTCCTatgagaagaaaatctaagggaaaaaaagagttcaAGCAAGCTGGCAGtttcaaagagacaatattaaaggcacaactgcaagcTATCCCAatacaaaggaaagataggaagaagagtcagaggccaatatggctccatcaggagctcttcaaTGAGCTGAAAAACCAAAAAAGAATCCTATAAAAAGTAGAAACATGGATGAATTTCTAAGGAGGAGTAGAAAAGAACAGTGcaaatatgtagggacaaaatcagaaaggttaaggcacaaaatgagtcagacctagcaagggacataaaaaggAATAAGAAGAGCTCCTTTCAATACTTTGGGAGTGAGAGGAAGACAAAGGAAAGCATAGTTTCTTTATTTAGTAGGGGAGGTGGGCTAATgacataaaaaaaataatgcctattttgcttcagtcttcactaaaagggTTAATTGTGACCAAATATctaatacaattaatattaacaagagggaaggaacataagccaaaacagggaaagaactggttaaagaatatggagataagttagatgtattcaggtAAGCAGGGCCTTATGAAAttcatccaagggtgctgaaggAACAatctgaagcaatctcagaaccctTAGCAATTATCTATGAGAACTCATGGagaatgggtgaggtcccagaggactggagaagggcaaacacagttcctatctttaaaaaggggaacaaagagaacctGGGAAATTAGACCAGTCAACCTAACTTTGATACTTGGAAAGATATTTGTTCCTATTAAACAATTAATTTATAAGCACCTAGAGAATAATAGGATTATAAAgcatagccaacatggatttgtcaaacaACAAATCATTACCaagccaacctaatttccttctttgacaggtttaCTGGCCTAAGAGGTAGGGAGAAACAACAGATGTCATCTATCttgtttttagtaaggctttcgaattagtcccacatgacatgcccataagcaaactaaggaattGGGGTCTAGGGCAGGATTCGAAttcaaattggagaactggtctgaattcaacaagatgatattcaataaaaataagtgaagtactttgcacttataaaggaaaaatcaaatgcacaactacaaaatggagaataactggctagttaggtggtagtactgctgaaaaaggatctggggttttaGTGGATCAGaaactgaatgagtcaacaatgtgatgcagttgtgaaaaaggccaatagcattctgggctgtattaacaggagtgttgtaagtaagacacgcAAAGTAATTGGCCCTCACTAcagggcactggtgaggcctcagctggagtactgcattCAGTTCTGAATGCCACACaggttggagagagtccagtggagagcaacaaaaatgatgaaaggtcaggttttctaaacctatcaggaaatgtttaaaaaaaaattaggtatgTTTaatccggggggggggaggggaagaagagaagagcttgAGCTTGATAaccatcttcaaatatgttaagagctaaTAGAGAGAGGACTGATcagttgttctctatgtccactgaaggcagaacaagaagtaatgggcttaatctgcagcaaggtagatttcaactggatattaggaaacactttccaACTAcaaagggtagttaagctctggaataggcttctaagggaggttgtggaatccccatcactgaaggtttctAAAAAGAGGTTAGACAAATGCCTACCAGGGATGagctaggtttatttggtcctgtttCAGTGCAAGGGGTGAGACGATTTCTGGAATTCCCTTTCAGCTCTCCATTTCTGTGATTCTTCTTTACGTGAGTGGTAGTCCAGCTCTATCTTTGTTTGTAGGAACAAATTCTTACTCATTTTTTCCCAGGTCATAACTTAATAATTAATAAGCATTAACACTAGTTACATTATGCTCTGAtcaagaaataaaaaattgtacTTATTAATAACTGTAACCAGGTACATTTCGTCAACTGGCTAAGAACATCTTGTTCAATCATTAAGACAGCTGACAGGATGCAAGGAAATTGTGATTTTTATTATGACTGTACATTTCCAAGTAAAAGGATCGCACAGTGCTAAAACACTACAGTTAAAATATGCTATTAAAATAAGCTACACAGCAACAAAACAAGGAAAACCCATTCCCAGAAGTGCAAAAAAACCCATCATAAACAttgcttttaaatgtttgtttcgcTTGTATTAGTATAGGTGTTGAGGAGTCATGTTCTTTGCAATGTTAACTAATGTACAGACTGGCTATGAAGAAACACTCTGCTTTCTGTACTTTTTCAAAAACCTTTGTTTAAAAGTGTTTCAGAATTGACCTTGTCTATTCTTACAAATCTGTAGTAATAACACTGCCTCTGAAAACATCATGTGGATTAACACAGTATGGGAGGGGGGCAACTTTTGCTTTCCTAAAATAGTGGTCCTACCTTATTTTCCTCTATTAGATCAAGTTAATTGATTCTCTTCTCTGGGTAATGCATATAATCAGGAATGCATTCTCTCCTTTTTAGTAAACTGTGGTACTTATGTGTTCAAGGTGGCATTATGTTTGCAAGCAACACTCAAATGTTGGTGGTTAAACCTGTCTAGAAATATAATAATTTGCTCCCCCGaacaagacttaaaaaaaaaacctctttcagTTCTAAAAATTCAGATTCCTAAAGATGGAGGTGCCTACCAGTCCCACGTTTCTAGGAGTCTAAATGATAGCAAGTAGGTAACAAGTTGAATTCTGCTTAGGTTACTGAAAGAGAAGATTACTGCATACAAAAAGTAATGtctcctttaaatcactgcctagTACATACCTTTAACTCTACATGTTGTTTAAGACCTGTTACTTTATTACCCTGAATGGTAGCTCAGTAAGCCAGGGTGCAGTTCCATCTACAGTAATTAGATACTCTCCTAGCTAATAAAACATTGAGGATGCTCCATTACATGGATTTTAGGCATTATTTTCCATATCTTCGACTCAAGTGTCACGATGATTTTGGCCTCTCCTCCCCTTTCACCTGGGGGACACATGCAGGGGGACCCCGGGCAATCGCCGCTATAGGGACTGCAAGGCCGGGGCTGGCCCACCCCAGCTGAATCTCCAGCAGCGTGACTCAGCCAGGCCTGCTGAGCCTGCAGTTTGGGGGAGAGCTGTGCCCCGCCAAGTGGCTGGGAGTTCACTCTGCCGCCTGCAGCCGCCCCggttctgctctgaaaacagGCCCCTGCAAACACGCGCCTTCAGGAACACACCAGGTCTGAGCCGCAGAGCGGcgctgagctgcccgcagcggcccttccccagcaggcagccaggagcccGGGCCCGCGTTCCTTCCAGCTGCCCGGAGCGCCCCGAAAACCCCAGCGCTCCTGAGCCCGGAGCTCGCAgtccccagcctggcaccccacCCGCTCCGGTCCCCGAGTCCCGCCGCCCCGCGCCTGCGATCACTTGGAGAACTGGCTCTGCACGGCGGCTAGGCTGAGGCTGGAGGGGATGAAGTGAGGGAACTTGCAGATCGCGCAGGTGCACAGGCTGGCTCCCCCGGCCAAATGCAGCTGGCTgcactgctgctcctccagggaCAGCGAGAGGTATTTGCTGGCGGACCGCAGGCTGTCCGGGTGGTTCAAGTTCCCCGGGgtgagcagcacagagccaggcgCAGCGAATAGGGGCAGcccggccagcagcagcctgggcccGGAGCCGCTCATCTCCCCAATGATCCGCCTGAGCTCCTGCAGCGAGCTGCCCAGCAAGAGGATGTAGTTCCTGGCCAGGAGCAGCGTGGCGATCTTGGAGAGCTTCCTGCCCGGGGAGCTCTGGCAGTGGGCTGCAGAGTAGGGCATGATCACCTCCCGCAGCGCGTCCATGGCCAGGTTCAGGTCCTGCATCCTCTTCCTCTCCCGGCTGTTGATCTTTcgcctcagctgctgctgctcctttttCTGCTCAGTCTTGCTGCTGCC contains:
- the OLIG1 gene encoding oligodendrocyte transcription factor 1, which produces MLRQQRPGEVQLGTALYELVGYRQPSSALLPKQVHDKPEPAPEQQQGLGSARSGGSSKTEQKKEQQQLRRKINSRERKRMQDLNLAMDALREVIMPYSAAHCQSSPGRKLSKIATLLLARNYILLLGSSLQELRRIIGEMSGSGPRLLLAGLPLFAAPGSVLLTPGNLNHPDSLRSASKYLSLSLEEQQCSQLHLAGGASLCTCAICKFPHFIPSSLSLAAVQSQFSK